In Deferribacteraceae bacterium V6Fe1, one genomic interval encodes:
- a CDS encoding glycosyltransferase family 2 protein — protein MKKTIELTISIVLYKNNIEQIKKSIYSVLKSKLNFKIYLVDNSPTSDLEILRSVDSKIEYVFNNANLGFGKAHNIALRKSIEEKVPYHLVLNPDVYFGEGALEELYDFMEKNKDIGLVMPKILYPSGEIQYLCKLLPTPFDLFGRRFLNFQPFKNYIEKRNEIYELRFTGYDKIMEVPYLSGCFMFLRTSVLEKVGLFDENIFMYLEDTDLSRRIHKVAKTVFYPNTYIYHEYEKGSYKNWKLLTYHIKSAIYYFNKWGWVFDKERNQMNNRARLKLNI, from the coding sequence ATGAAAAAAACTATAGAATTGACAATATCTATAGTCTTATATAAGAATAATATAGAGCAGATTAAAAAATCCATTTATAGCGTTTTAAAATCAAAACTGAACTTTAAAATTTATCTTGTAGATAACTCTCCTACTAGTGATTTAGAAATTTTAAGATCTGTTGACAGTAAAATTGAGTATGTATTCAATAATGCTAATTTGGGTTTCGGTAAAGCTCATAATATAGCTTTAAGGAAATCAATAGAAGAAAAAGTACCTTACCATCTTGTTTTAAATCCAGATGTGTATTTTGGTGAAGGTGCATTAGAAGAATTATACGATTTTATGGAAAAAAACAAAGATATTGGTTTAGTTATGCCGAAGATTTTATATCCTAGTGGTGAAATTCAATATCTTTGTAAGCTATTACCAACCCCTTTTGATTTGTTTGGTAGGAGATTTTTAAATTTCCAACCATTTAAAAACTATATAGAAAAAAGAAATGAAATTTATGAACTAAGGTTTACCGGTTATGATAAGATAATGGAAGTCCCTTATTTATCAGGTTGTTTTATGTTTTTAAGAACGTCTGTTTTAGAAAAAGTAGGTTTATTTGATGAAAATATATTTATGTATTTAGAAGATACTGATTTATCTAGAAGAATACATAAAGTAGCAAAGACCGTATTTTATCCAAATACATATATTTATCATGAGTATGAAAAAGGTTCATACAAGAATTGGAAATTGTTAACCTATCACATAAAATCAGCTATTTATTATTTTAATAAATGGGGATGGGTTTTTGATAAAGAAAGAAATCAAATGAATAATAGAGCGAGGTTGAAGCTTAATATTTGA
- the rfbA gene encoding glucose-1-phosphate thymidylyltransferase RfbA translates to MKGIILAGGSGTRLYPLTMVTSKQLLPVYDKPMIYYPLSVLMLAGIKDILIISTPYDLPNFERLLGSGEQYGINLSYAVQPSPDGLAQAFLIGEDFIGDDSCAMILGDNIFYGSGLTSHLKGAVKNSENGRATIFGYYVNDPERFGIVEFDANGKVISVEEKPKKPKSNYCVTGLYFYDNRVVEFAKKVKPSDRGELEITDLNKLYLEDGTLDVKLLGRGYAWLDTGTVDSLIDAAEFVKVLEKRQGIKIAAIEEIAYHNGWIDKNTLLVAAKKYGKSPYGEHLRKVGEGKIIY, encoded by the coding sequence ATGAAAGGAATAATCTTAGCCGGTGGTAGTGGGACGAGATTATACCCACTGACTATGGTGACAAGTAAGCAACTTTTGCCTGTATATGACAAACCTATGATTTATTATCCTTTGTCAGTATTGATGCTGGCAGGGATAAAAGATATTTTGATTATTTCAACACCTTATGATTTACCAAATTTTGAAAGATTATTGGGTAGTGGTGAGCAGTACGGCATAAACTTATCATATGCAGTTCAGCCATCACCTGATGGACTTGCTCAGGCTTTTTTGATAGGTGAAGATTTTATTGGAGACGATAGTTGTGCGATGATTTTGGGTGATAATATATTTTATGGAAGCGGACTAACCAGCCATTTAAAAGGCGCAGTCAAAAATTCTGAAAATGGCAGGGCTACCATCTTTGGCTATTATGTGAATGACCCTGAAAGGTTTGGTATTGTTGAGTTTGATGCAAATGGTAAGGTGATATCTGTTGAGGAAAAACCCAAAAAACCAAAATCTAACTACTGTGTCACAGGGCTGTATTTTTATGATAACCGTGTAGTAGAGTTTGCAAAAAAAGTAAAACCGTCAGATAGAGGGGAGCTTGAAATTACAGATTTAAATAAGCTGTATCTTGAAGATGGGACATTAGATGTCAAATTGCTTGGAAGAGGTTACGCGTGGCTTGATACAGGTACCGTTGATTCATTGATAGATGCTGCTGAATTTGTAAAGGTACTTGAAAAGAGACAGGGGATAAAAATAGCAGCTATTGAAGAGATTGCTTATCACAATGGTTGGATAGATAAGAATACTTTGCTTGTCGCGGCTAAAAAGTATGGTAAATCACCATACGGTGAGCATTTGAGAAAAGTGGGGGAAGGCAAAATTATTTATTAG
- the rfbD gene encoding dTDP-4-dehydrorhamnose reductase, giving the protein MKVESTVLKGVLIIETDCFGDNRGWFTESYNKERFAKYGLDTDFVQDNHSYSTQKGVLRGIHFQNNPKAQSKLVRCTKGKILDVVVDLRKGSDTYKKWIAVELSEQNRKQIFIPKGYGHGFVTLTDNVELQYKVDEYYSKECDRSIKYNDPELGINWGVENPILSEKDGNAPYLKDSDCNFSIKVLVTGVNGQLGYDVVLRLKELGIDVIGVDVNDFDITDEIQTVQNILTIKPDVVVHCAAYTAVDKAEEERNKCYSVNTVGTRNIALACKEIDAKMVYISTDYVFDGKGVEAFDENHDTCPINYYGFTKAEGEKIVDEILNKYFIVRTSWVFGINGNNFIKTMLKLSETKDTLKVVNDQYGSPTYTKDLAELICDMIQTNKYGVYHGTNEGYCSWYELAVEIFKISGKDVNVIPVPSEEYPTKAVRPKNSRLSKGNLDANNFKRLPDWKEAVKRYIDSLSEV; this is encoded by the coding sequence ATGAAGGTAGAGAGCACTGTTTTGAAAGGTGTATTAATAATAGAAACTGACTGTTTTGGAGATAATCGTGGCTGGTTTACCGAAAGCTATAATAAAGAGAGATTTGCAAAATATGGTTTGGATACAGATTTTGTGCAAGATAATCATTCTTATTCTACCCAAAAAGGTGTGTTGAGAGGTATTCATTTTCAAAATAATCCTAAAGCTCAATCAAAGCTTGTCAGGTGTACTAAGGGGAAGATTCTTGATGTAGTTGTGGACTTGAGGAAAGGGTCAGATACTTACAAAAAATGGATTGCTGTAGAACTGAGTGAGCAAAATAGAAAGCAGATTTTTATACCAAAAGGCTATGGACATGGCTTTGTAACTCTTACGGATAATGTTGAATTACAATATAAGGTAGATGAGTATTATTCTAAAGAGTGTGATAGAAGTATAAAATATAATGATCCCGAATTAGGGATTAATTGGGGTGTTGAAAATCCTATTTTATCGGAGAAGGATGGCAATGCACCATATCTTAAAGATAGCGATTGCAATTTTAGTATTAAAGTTCTTGTTACGGGCGTCAATGGGCAGCTTGGTTATGATGTGGTACTAAGATTAAAAGAATTGGGGATAGATGTAATTGGCGTAGATGTGAATGATTTTGATATTACTGATGAGATTCAAACTGTCCAAAATATTTTAACAATAAAACCTGATGTAGTGGTGCATTGTGCCGCTTATACTGCTGTGGATAAAGCTGAGGAAGAGAGAAATAAATGCTATTCTGTAAATACTGTTGGTACTAGAAATATTGCATTAGCATGTAAAGAGATTGATGCAAAGATGGTCTATATCTCTACAGATTATGTTTTTGATGGCAAAGGGGTGGAGGCTTTTGATGAAAATCATGATACATGTCCGATTAATTATTATGGCTTTACCAAAGCAGAAGGGGAGAAGATTGTTGATGAGATACTTAATAAATATTTTATAGTAAGAACATCTTGGGTATTTGGGATTAACGGAAACAATTTTATAAAAACGATGTTAAAGCTATCAGAGACTAAAGATACATTAAAAGTAGTAAATGACCAATATGGCTCACCTACTTATACAAAAGATCTTGCGGAGCTAATTTGCGATATGATTCAGACTAATAAGTATGGTGTGTATCATGGAACAAATGAAGGTTATTGTAGTTGGTATGAGCTTGCAGTAGAGATATTCAAGATTTCAGGGAAAGATGTTAATGTAATTCCTGTACCTTCTGAAGAGTACCCCACTAAGGCGGTAAGACCAAAAAATTCTCGTCTATCAAAAGGGAATCTTGATGCTAATAATTTTAAAAGATTGCCTGATTGGAAAGAAGCTGTTAAAAGGTATATAGATTCTTTAAGTGAAGTTTAA
- the rfbB gene encoding dTDP-glucose 4,6-dehydratase: MSYNNYNILVTGGAGFIGSNFIRYLFEKVNFDGIIVNFDLLTYAGNLKNLEDISEKYSGKNYFFEHGDICDKKRVGEIFDKYDINMVVHFAAESHVDRSILGPEEFVRTNVQGTFTLLEAARTYWLNNNGKSDKAKLTFNIHNSSLTKRFHHISTDEVYGSLGDMGYFYETTPYDPRSPYSASKAASDHLVRAYYHTYNLPVTISNCSNNYGPYHFPEKLIPLMILNMLDEKPLPVYGDGKNIRDWLYVEDHCSAVWKILTEGEVGETYNIGGENEWENIKLVNRLCEIVANKMGKDKDYYKKLITFVKDRPGHDRRYAINCDKIKNKLGWKQSVDFEKGLEKTVNWYLNNKEWVETVKSGEYKKWVEMNYDKR, from the coding sequence GTGAGCTACAATAATTACAATATATTAGTTACTGGTGGAGCAGGTTTTATTGGATCAAATTTTATTAGGTACCTTTTTGAAAAAGTAAACTTTGATGGAATAATTGTAAATTTTGATCTTCTGACATATGCCGGTAATTTAAAAAATCTTGAAGATATTTCCGAAAAATATAGCGGGAAAAATTATTTTTTCGAGCATGGAGATATCTGTGATAAAAAAAGAGTAGGAGAAATATTTGATAAGTATGATATAAATATGGTGGTACATTTTGCTGCCGAAAGTCATGTGGACCGTTCTATACTGGGACCTGAAGAGTTTGTAAGGACAAATGTTCAAGGTACATTTACTCTTTTAGAAGCTGCACGCACATACTGGCTAAATAACAATGGCAAATCAGACAAAGCAAAGCTAACATTCAACATTCATAATTCTTCATTAACAAAACGTTTTCATCATATTAGTACAGATGAAGTGTATGGTTCTCTTGGCGATATGGGCTATTTCTACGAAACGACGCCATATGACCCAAGGAGCCCTTATTCTGCTTCAAAAGCGGCATCGGATCATTTAGTAAGAGCTTATTACCATACTTATAATCTTCCGGTTACTATTTCCAACTGTTCAAATAATTATGGTCCTTACCATTTTCCTGAAAAATTGATTCCTCTTATGATATTGAATATGTTGGATGAAAAACCTTTGCCTGTATATGGTGATGGTAAAAACATTAGAGATTGGTTATATGTTGAAGACCATTGTAGTGCTGTGTGGAAGATTTTGACAGAAGGTGAGGTTGGAGAGACATATAATATAGGAGGGGAAAATGAGTGGGAGAATATCAAGCTTGTAAATCGGTTATGTGAGATTGTTGCAAACAAAATGGGTAAGGATAAAGATTATTATAAAAAGCTTATTACTTTTGTAAAAGACAGACCAGGACATGATAGAAGATATGCAATAAATTGTGATAAAATTAAGAATAAGTTAGGATGGAAACAAAGTGTAGATTTTGAAAAAGGGCTTGAAAAAACTGTGAATTGGTATCTAAACAATAAAGAATGGGTAGAGACCGTAAAGTCTGGCGAATATAAAAAATGGGTAGAGATGAATTATGATAAAAGATAA
- a CDS encoding glycosyltransferase family 4 protein, whose product MANLFLVSFLISLTFCFIIIFLFNKSLYIGSDHFDGPQKFHDRPTPRIGGVGIFAAFAVAVLYLMVFKKNSIYLYFFISSLPIFLFGLLEDITRKVAPKIRLLAAILSGLLVYFLLDVYLTRIGIPYVDNIFHIKVIAVIFTIIGVAGVANAINIIDGYNGLASVVSIIIFLAIAYVGYKLKDQFVYTISFLMIGGIAGFFIWNYPFGKIFLGDGGAYFIGFAMAVLSVHLVKNHPQVSPWFPLLAVIYPVFEVLFSFYRKKHLKGRSPFQPDGLHFHMLIYKRVVPFVFDIHRSEKLMRNSATSPFLWLICSFGAIPAVIFWQNTPILVIFTVFFCWFYVWLYRSIVRFRFGRMIKTLRR is encoded by the coding sequence ATGGCAAACTTATTCCTTGTATCTTTTTTAATTTCTTTAACTTTTTGTTTTATAATAATTTTTTTGTTTAATAAAAGCTTATATATAGGCTCCGACCATTTTGATGGACCGCAAAAGTTTCATGATAGGCCTACGCCAAGGATTGGCGGAGTAGGTATTTTTGCGGCTTTTGCTGTGGCGGTTTTGTATTTGATGGTATTCAAAAAGAATAGCATATATTTATATTTTTTTATATCTTCATTACCTATTTTTTTGTTTGGATTATTAGAGGATATCACAAGAAAAGTAGCGCCAAAAATTAGATTATTGGCAGCTATTTTATCGGGATTATTGGTATATTTTTTATTAGATGTTTATTTGACGAGAATCGGGATACCTTATGTTGACAATATTTTTCATATTAAAGTTATTGCTGTTATTTTTACAATTATAGGTGTTGCAGGTGTTGCTAATGCTATCAATATAATTGATGGGTATAATGGGCTTGCATCAGTTGTATCTATTATAATATTTTTAGCGATCGCTTATGTAGGGTATAAATTAAAAGATCAATTTGTTTATACTATTTCTTTTTTAATGATAGGTGGTATTGCTGGCTTTTTTATATGGAATTACCCTTTTGGCAAAATATTCTTAGGGGACGGCGGGGCTTATTTTATTGGCTTTGCCATGGCTGTTTTATCTGTGCACCTTGTCAAAAATCATCCTCAAGTCTCTCCATGGTTTCCACTTTTGGCGGTAATTTACCCGGTATTCGAGGTATTATTTTCATTTTATAGGAAAAAGCATCTCAAAGGTAGATCACCTTTTCAACCTGATGGTTTACATTTTCACATGTTAATTTATAAAAGAGTTGTTCCTTTTGTTTTTGATATTCATCGCAGTGAAAAACTTATGCGCAATTCTGCCACATCCCCTTTTCTCTGGCTAATTTGTTCTTTTGGAGCTATCCCCGCCGTAATATTCTGGCAAAATACCCCAATTTTGGTCATATTTACTGTCTTTTTCTGCTGGTTTTATGTCTGGCTGTATAGGAGTATTGTAAGGTTTAGGTTTGGGAGGATGATAAAAACGTTAAGACGTTAA
- a CDS encoding chain-length determining protein, with the protein MEEKNKQQIIPVQYVPIHTYEEDEIDLKELIRTILKHKYFILIFTLAITSLAAIYAYFKKPIYEIKSNIQVGYISNSNSNSNSNSNSKIYLIEPNALQLYIKGNFDNSEDENDKYPQVDVEIIKKTNDLLGLKIRDFSNEAALDYLNKILDSVKKEEDKKLTSYTENIKSQIDILETQLTETKKQLTALEIQLKSTKDPLIYQTIANNIKEYQDKLLRTKLNIVQLNSQISPLNITRTSTLGKVLTYEEPIKPKKKLIIVVALVTGFFLSIFMVFFMEFVRSFKEE; encoded by the coding sequence ATGGAAGAAAAAAATAAACAACAAATCATACCTGTGCAATATGTACCAATACATACATACGAAGAAGATGAAATTGACCTTAAAGAACTTATAAGAACTATTTTAAAACACAAATATTTCATACTAATATTTACATTAGCAATAACTTCTTTGGCGGCTATTTATGCTTATTTTAAAAAACCAATTTATGAAATAAAGTCTAATATACAAGTTGGATATATTAGTAATAGTAATAGTAATAGTAATAGTAATAGTAATAGTAAAATATATCTCATAGAACCAAATGCTTTGCAACTGTACATAAAGGGCAATTTTGATAATTCTGAAGATGAAAATGACAAATACCCTCAAGTAGATGTTGAGATAATCAAGAAAACAAATGACTTACTTGGACTTAAAATAAGAGATTTTTCAAATGAGGCAGCATTAGACTACCTCAACAAAATACTCGATTCTGTAAAAAAAGAGGAAGATAAAAAACTTACTTCCTATACCGAGAATATTAAATCTCAAATAGACATATTGGAAACTCAATTGACAGAAACAAAAAAACAATTAACAGCTCTTGAGATTCAGCTTAAATCGACTAAAGACCCATTAATTTATCAAACAATAGCAAATAATATCAAAGAATACCAAGACAAATTATTAAGGACAAAGCTTAATATAGTCCAACTGAACTCACAAATTTCTCCACTAAATATAACAAGAACAAGCACCTTAGGTAAAGTATTAACTTATGAAGAACCTATAAAACCGAAAAAAAAGCTTATCATTGTCGTAGCTTTAGTCACAGGGTTTTTCTTGTCGATTTTCATGGTATTCTTTATGGAGTTTGTGAGAAGTTTCAAAGAAGAATAG
- a CDS encoding SLBB domain-containing protein, producing MNSKNSTSKSTIADKNKNIQFKGVYDKDNISIISESYDNTTYESNNITNPFKVLEKRAGINYKSFQLQVGDTVTLEYFRNNNILESHKILVNSTKVYIPFIGEINVDEYKNLSDLQLSLSEKLKSQNINLFIKDIRPGIISVGVFGDVLTPRFFNIERTSTLFDVIGQAGGVNNLENVQTIYIYRNNTIYEKINYNSLLKGDFKTAVLKDGDIVFVQNKLEKVNIEKNRNYEVSFDNLTIFGAEIFKFDFTGQIPDQNVNVDDDYVVGAGDTLNIYLWGRMTKTYNVPVENDGTIFINEIGKVQVSGKKLKEVKEILKGYLNSIEGVKSDVSIGSLKTIRVLVVGEVNNPGFQSISNLSTVTTAIAKAGGITNIADIRDVVVKRSGKVVATIDYYDFILKGDTNSDIYLQPNDVIFIPRSDKMVYLAGSVKNPAIYTLKKDEPLSTVIKFAGGLTPDGYSKQIHIKRLYNDKPSEVYDVSLDKANSFYLKDGDKVFVASITKPSEDSVFLYGEVYFPGRYSIKNTKKLLDIVKDKSNLKPEASLNYGYIKRLNRETKEYFIIPFNLEEAFGNPEGNQNIELKPLDEVYVVNRFEIMPKNIVEIKGEVQNPGRFEIEDKVTLYDAINKAGGLTTDASKDYIEIIRKGDGKFFTRFVPYESSKEFYLKVDDKVIVHSIWEKNLKKYVKIEGEVQNPGTYLLTENMTISDLIVKAGGLTKDVYMDVFHIYRLNETDFNYRLMTLDLKKDTAFKLSDRDEVVIHNFREFHPVQTVQILGEVNKPGVYNYAENMTLYDLVIAAGNMKDSAYLDRVEIVRMKTESGKTEYSVIDVNMNDILENKNIVTLRPYDVVNVRKISDFKREDKVVVTGEVYFPGDFVIRKGEKLADVILRAGGITEYGYIKNIIFKRKSVKEIQTKRLKELKDRLQATLLTSSSQEIAASLSPEDIAAQKNLQANLQQIVENLDTVEPEGRVVIKVDSFEQLANSQYNFILEDGDEIIIPKKPSTVNVVGEVYNATSFAFTDKEPTVEYFINACGGMTELASEDDIFVVRGDGSVISNRFIKKNYWWKDIYDVKLEAGDTVVIPRKLVFPNYMRDIKDITQILYQIATTVAVTKVLF from the coding sequence TTGAATAGTAAAAATAGCACTTCAAAATCGACAATAGCCGATAAAAATAAGAATATTCAGTTTAAGGGCGTTTATGATAAAGATAATATATCTATAATTTCTGAAAGCTATGATAATACGACTTATGAAAGTAATAATATAACCAACCCTTTTAAGGTATTAGAGAAAAGGGCAGGGATTAATTATAAAAGTTTTCAGTTGCAAGTTGGAGATACTGTAACACTTGAATATTTTAGAAATAATAACATACTGGAATCCCATAAGATTTTAGTTAATTCAACAAAAGTATATATCCCCTTTATTGGCGAGATTAATGTAGATGAATATAAGAATTTATCCGATCTACAATTAAGTTTAAGTGAAAAATTGAAATCTCAGAATATAAATCTTTTTATTAAAGATATAAGACCAGGAATAATTAGTGTAGGAGTTTTTGGTGATGTGTTGACTCCAAGGTTTTTTAATATAGAGCGTACAAGCACACTTTTCGACGTGATCGGTCAGGCTGGCGGCGTTAATAACCTGGAGAATGTTCAGACAATTTATATTTATAGGAATAATACAATATATGAAAAAATAAATTACAACAGCTTGTTAAAAGGTGATTTTAAGACAGCTGTTTTGAAAGATGGGGATATTGTTTTTGTACAAAATAAGTTAGAAAAAGTAAATATAGAGAAAAATAGAAATTATGAGGTTTCATTTGATAATCTAACTATTTTTGGGGCAGAAATATTTAAATTTGATTTTACAGGCCAGATACCTGACCAAAATGTGAATGTGGACGATGATTATGTGGTTGGTGCCGGGGATACTCTTAATATCTATCTTTGGGGTAGAATGACCAAGACATATAATGTGCCTGTGGAAAATGACGGGACTATTTTTATAAATGAGATTGGTAAAGTCCAAGTTTCCGGCAAAAAGCTCAAAGAAGTAAAAGAAATATTAAAAGGATATCTTAACTCTATAGAAGGTGTAAAAAGTGACGTGTCAATCGGATCGCTGAAGACAATCAGGGTATTGGTGGTAGGGGAGGTAAATAACCCCGGATTTCAATCCATAAGTAATCTATCTACCGTTACGACAGCTATTGCCAAAGCAGGCGGTATCACAAATATTGCTGATATAAGGGATGTGGTGGTAAAAAGAAGCGGCAAGGTTGTAGCGACTATAGATTACTATGATTTTATACTAAAAGGAGATACTAACAGTGATATTTATTTGCAGCCTAATGATGTGATTTTCATTCCACGCTCCGATAAGATGGTCTATCTCGCGGGAAGCGTCAAAAACCCTGCTATCTATACGCTGAAAAAAGATGAGCCTTTGTCAACAGTTATAAAATTTGCCGGTGGACTTACTCCTGACGGCTATTCAAAACAGATTCATATTAAAAGACTTTACAATGACAAACCGTCAGAGGTCTATGATGTATCTTTAGATAAAGCAAATAGCTTTTATCTCAAAGATGGGGATAAGGTTTTTGTGGCAAGTATTACAAAGCCAAGTGAAGATTCAGTATTTTTATATGGAGAAGTTTATTTTCCTGGACGTTATTCTATTAAAAATACCAAAAAGCTTCTTGATATAGTTAAAGATAAATCAAACTTAAAGCCCGAAGCATCTCTTAACTACGGTTATATTAAAAGGCTAAACCGGGAAACAAAAGAATATTTCATAATACCGTTTAATCTTGAAGAAGCATTCGGTAATCCTGAAGGTAATCAAAATATAGAGTTAAAGCCCCTTGATGAAGTGTATGTGGTAAATAGGTTTGAGATAATGCCAAAAAATATAGTAGAGATTAAAGGGGAAGTACAAAATCCTGGAAGGTTTGAAATTGAAGATAAAGTTACTCTTTATGATGCGATTAATAAGGCTGGCGGGCTTACTACCGATGCTTCAAAAGATTATATAGAAATAATCAGAAAAGGGGATGGCAAATTTTTTACAAGGTTTGTGCCTTATGAAAGTTCGAAAGAATTTTATTTGAAGGTTGATGATAAGGTAATCGTACACTCCATTTGGGAGAAGAATCTCAAAAAGTATGTCAAAATAGAAGGGGAAGTACAAAATCCAGGCACATATCTTTTAACGGAAAATATGACTATTAGTGATCTGATTGTAAAAGCAGGGGGGTTGACAAAAGATGTTTATATGGATGTGTTTCATATATACAGGCTAAATGAGACCGACTTTAACTATAGACTTATGACCCTTGATTTGAAAAAAGACACGGCGTTTAAGTTGTCTGATAGAGACGAGGTGGTGATTCATAATTTCAGAGAATTTCATCCGGTGCAGACCGTGCAGATATTGGGTGAAGTTAACAAACCCGGAGTTTATAATTATGCTGAAAATATGACCTTATACGATCTTGTGATTGCTGCGGGGAATATGAAGGATAGTGCTTACCTTGACAGAGTCGAAATTGTCAGGATGAAGACAGAATCAGGAAAAACAGAATATAGTGTAATTGATGTAAATATGAATGATATACTTGAAAATAAAAATATTGTGACTTTGCGGCCGTATGATGTAGTCAACGTAAGAAAGATTTCCGATTTTAAACGTGAGGATAAAGTCGTAGTAACCGGTGAAGTGTATTTCCCCGGGGATTTTGTAATCAGAAAAGGTGAAAAGCTTGCTGATGTGATTTTGAGAGCAGGTGGAATCACGGAGTATGGATACATTAAAAATATTATTTTTAAAAGAAAATCGGTCAAAGAGATACAGACGAAAAGGTTAAAAGAGCTCAAGGACAGATTGCAGGCGACTTTGTTGACTTCGTCAAGTCAAGAGATAGCTGCATCTTTGAGCCCGGAAGATATTGCCGCTCAAAAAAATCTTCAGGCAAATTTGCAGCAGATTGTAGAAAATCTTGACACAGTAGAGCCTGAGGGAAGAGTGGTAATTAAAGTAGATTCTTTTGAGCAGTTAGCAAACAGTCAATACAACTTTATCCTTGAAGACGGGGATGAGATCATAATACCTAAAAAGCCGAGTACTGTTAATGTGGTGGGTGAGGTCTATAACGCTACAAGTTTTGCTTTTACTGACAAAGAACCTACTGTAGAATATTTTATAAATGCTTGCGGAGGGATGACTGAGTTGGCGAGTGAGGATGATATCTTTGTGGTAAGAGGTGACGGTAGTGTTATCTCAAACAGATTTATTAAGAAAAATTATTGGTGGAAAGATATATATGACGTGAAGCTTGAGGCTGGTGATACGGTTGTGATTCCAAGAAAACTGGTATTCCCAAATTATATGCGTGACATCAAAGATATAACACAGATATTATATCAAATAGCAACTACCGTAGCTGTTACAAAGGTATTATTTTAG
- a CDS encoding phosphatase PAP2 family protein: MKLFKLFAFGLLINIFISSYCFALDDVELAGDIVLAGLVGATSGSIVYMKDKDGAVQYGESALSNLGLTYGLKTTIDKKRPNGKKGSFPSAHTSVAFQNAVFVHKRYGLKKAIPLYLGASFVGFSRVESKQHYVEDVLAGAGLGALCSMYFTKPTNVISVVPVVESKFYGVFVNLKW; the protein is encoded by the coding sequence ATGAAACTATTTAAATTATTTGCTTTCGGATTATTAATAAATATTTTTATCTCTTCATATTGTTTTGCTTTGGATGATGTTGAGTTGGCAGGTGATATTGTACTTGCCGGATTAGTTGGTGCCACCTCGGGGTCAATTGTGTACATGAAGGATAAAGATGGTGCTGTACAGTATGGAGAAAGTGCTTTGTCAAATTTAGGTCTGACTTACGGATTAAAAACTACAATAGACAAAAAAAGACCAAATGGAAAGAAAGGCTCTTTCCCATCGGCACATACATCGGTAGCATTTCAAAATGCAGTTTTCGTGCATAAAAGATACGGACTTAAAAAGGCAATCCCTTTATATTTAGGGGCATCTTTTGTTGGATTTAGCAGGGTTGAGTCCAAACAGCACTATGTGGAGGACGTGCTCGCTGGGGCAGGCTTAGGCGCTTTATGTAGTATGTATTTCACTAAACCAACAAATGTAATATCAGTTGTTCCGGTGGTAGAAAGCAAATTTTATGGTGTTTTTGTTAATTTAAAATGGTAA